TCGTGGGTTGCGCTATTAGTATGGGTAATCCAGCAAGATATCTGTTGTGGGTGCATAGCAAGGTTGCCACGTACAGAAAATACCGGAGCAGGATTGTCTCCTGGCTGTTCGTGCAATTGACTGAAATCAATGCTGCGCCCGTCTATCCGCGGCGGTGTACCGGTTTTCAATCGTCCCTGCGGTAAATTCAAATCTCTGAGACATCCAGATAAGTGTTGTGCTGCGGGGTCTCCGGCACGGCCACCAGCATAATTTTCTAATCCGATGTGAATTTTTCCGGCCAAAAATGTACCCGCAGTCAGCACAATAGCGCGGCTGCGAAAGGAAACTCCCATAGAGGTCATAACGCCAACTGCCCGGCCGTTTTCAACAATAATATCTTCTACTTGCTGCTGAAATAATTGCAGGTTAGGCTGGTTTTCCAGCATGGAACGGATGGCCGCTTTATATAGAATGCGATCAGCCTGCGCCCGTGTTGCACGTACTGCCGGCCCTTTTGATGCATTCAGACGTCTGAACTGAATCCCGCTCTTATCTGCTGCCAATGCCATTGCGCCACCCAGTGCATCCAGCTCACGCACCAGATGGCCTTTGCCTATGCCGCCGATAGACGGATTACAAGACATTTGTCCCAGCGTTTCGATATTGTGAGTCAGTAATAATGTGCTTGCACCCATGCGCGCAGCAGCCAGAGCGGCTTCTGTACCTGCATGGCCGCCACCAACCACAATCACATCGTATTCAATCGGATAGTTCATTTTGACAACAGTTGATTCCATAACGTTGTTTTTTCACGGAACAACGTTTAAGCAAAAGTGTATTATTTTACGCGAGCTGCAGCTGTTTGTCAGGCCGATAAATTGATAAACGGATTTTACTTCCAGTAGTTGCCTGCACGGTGCATTGATTTAACGGCTGTGCACAGCCTGCCAAGCCGCATCCAGTCTGGCACCGGCGGCCTGCAATGCTGCATCAGCTTGCTGCCGCTGCACATCGGCCTGATTAAAATCACTTTGCAAGCGGGTAACATTATCCTGTGCATTCTTCAACTGTAGCTGTGCTGACTGCAACTGGGTTTGCAGCTGTAAGGCACGGCTCTGGCTGGCACTTTGCCCAGACAATGCGGCCTGATAGGCTTTCTGTGCGCTGAGCAATTCTACATCTGCTGGAGATTCTGCCCATGCCGATACGGCCAAACCTAAAATTATCCATAAGCTGTATTTTGCTTTCATGCCTGATTACTTTCTATTAGCAAAATTAATGGCTACATACGTGCTGATATTGCTGCTCGGCAGCAGAACCACTGGTAATACCCATCGGACGCAGATCGGTTTCGCCAAAATGATCCTGACGAATCAGCTCACCATGCGCATCCAGCAATTCGACATCAAGCACGCGGAACAATCTGCGGCTGCAGTCTATCTGAGTAGTGCTCAATGCGGTTTTATAGGCTGGTGTGTTGCTGTAATACTGCTGTTTCGGGTCGATAACGGTTTTACGGTCACGAAAGGTTACCATATTACCCTGACGTTTAATGCTGCCGCTATCCAGTGCATATTGAATATTACCACTGGCTGATACACCCAGCTCAATCCAGCTGCCGCTGGCTTTGGGCACGTTGGTGGTGGTACAGGCAGCCAAAATAGTAGATATAGCCATACTGGCTGTTAGGTGACGGAGACTAATGATTTTCATGCTGATTCCTTATAACAGCAATTGGTTGGCTGTCGGAAATAGAGGTAAGTTGCAGTACAATACCCGTTTCAGATTCAGTGTAACAGGTGTTTTGTGACTCATGCCGTGCAAATTCTACACGATGTTTTCGGCTATCCCGAATTTCGCGGGCAACAGGCTGAAATCATCGACACGGTGGCCAGTGGCCATCATGCACTGGTATTAATGCCTACCGGCGCAGGTAAGTCTTTATGTTATCAAATTCCAGCCTTAATGCGCGATGGTGTGGCCATCGTTGTGTCACCGCTGATTGCACTTATGCAGGATCAAGTCACAGCTTTGAATGTAAATGGAATAGCAGCTGCTTGTGTTCACGGTGGTACAAGTGGCGAAGAGATACGGCGTATTGCCGATGATATTGCTTCTGAACACCTGAAATTATTGTATGTAGCACCGGAACGGCTGGTTATGCCACGCTTTTTACAGTTTCTACACCAAACGCCTATCAGTCTGTTTGCTATTGATGAGGCACATTGTGTGAGTCAGTGGGGACATGATTTCCGCCCCGAGTATCAGCAGCTGGCAATACTAGCAGATGAGTTTGCCTCTGTACCACGGATTGCGCTAACGGCTACCGCAGACAGCGCTACCCGTGCTGATATTCAGCATTATCTGGCTTTAAATGATGCACGCCTTTTTGTTTCCAGCTTTAATCGTCCCAACATTGATTATCAGGTTGTGGAAAAAAACAATGGCAAAAAACAGCTATTACAGTTTATCCGCAGCCAGATGCCGGGGGAAAATGGCATTGTTTACTGTCTCTCGCGCAAGCGAGTGGAAGATATTGCTGCTTTTCTGACAGAAAACGGTCTGACCGCTCTGCCCTATCATGCCGGACTGGACTGGGAGACCCGCAGCCACAACCAACGCCGTTTTACACAGGAAGATGGCATTATTGTGGTGGCGACAGTGGCTTTTGGAATGGGTATCGATAAACCTGATGTGCGTTTTGTCGCCCATCTGGATATGCCAGCCAGTATTGAACATTTTTATCAGGAATCGGGCCGCGCTGGCCGTGATGGCCTGCCTGCTACCAGCTGGCTGTGTTATGGCCTGAATGACTGGGTATTACTGCGTGAGCGGATTCAGCTGGCTGAGCGTGATGAAGCGCAAAAACTCATTGATTTGCAAAAACTGGATGCGATGCTGGCTTTCTGTGAAACGGCCGATTGCCGACGCCAGCTGTTATTGCGCTATTTTGGCGAAGACAGCCAGCCATGCGGCCATTGTGACAACTGTACTGACCCACCAACTCGTTTTGACGGTACTGTATTGGCGCAAAAGCTGCTGTCCTGTGTGTATCGAGTGGGACAGCGTTTTGCCACCGGCCATGTGATTGATGTGTTACGTGGGCGCAAGTCGGAGTGGGTGTTGCGCTATGGTCATCAGCAGCTATCGACTTTTGGCATCGGTAGTCAACTGAGTGTCAAGGAATGGCGCACGGTGGTACGACAATGTGTTGCCGCTGGTTACCTAAATGTGGATATAGCCAATCAGGCATTACAGTTAACGGAACAAGCACGCGCAGTATTGAAGAATGAACATCAGGTGTGGCTGCGTCCACTTAAGCATGACAAAATCCGCAGTAGCCGTAATAATGACACATGGCTGCGTACAGAACGTGAAGAGCGTCTGTGGCAAAACCTGCGCCGCTGGCGCA
This portion of the Snodgrassella alvi genome encodes:
- a CDS encoding surface-adhesin E family protein; amino-acid sequence: MKIISLRHLTASMAISTILAACTTTNVPKASGSWIELGVSASGNIQYALDSGSIKRQGNMVTFRDRKTVIDPKQQYYSNTPAYKTALSTTQIDCSRRLFRVLDVELLDAHGELIRQDHFGETDLRPMGITSGSAAEQQYQHVCSH
- the recQ gene encoding DNA helicase RecQ; amino-acid sequence: MTHAVQILHDVFGYPEFRGQQAEIIDTVASGHHALVLMPTGAGKSLCYQIPALMRDGVAIVVSPLIALMQDQVTALNVNGIAAACVHGGTSGEEIRRIADDIASEHLKLLYVAPERLVMPRFLQFLHQTPISLFAIDEAHCVSQWGHDFRPEYQQLAILADEFASVPRIALTATADSATRADIQHYLALNDARLFVSSFNRPNIDYQVVEKNNGKKQLLQFIRSQMPGENGIVYCLSRKRVEDIAAFLTENGLTALPYHAGLDWETRSHNQRRFTQEDGIIVVATVAFGMGIDKPDVRFVAHLDMPASIEHFYQESGRAGRDGLPATSWLCYGLNDWVLLRERIQLAERDEAQKLIDLQKLDAMLAFCETADCRRQLLLRYFGEDSQPCGHCDNCTDPPTRFDGTVLAQKLLSCVYRVGQRFATGHVIDVLRGRKSEWVLRYGHQQLSTFGIGSQLSVKEWRTVVRQCVAAGYLNVDIANQALQLTEQARAVLKNEHQVWLRPLKHDKIRSSRNNDTWLRTEREERLWQNLRRWRKERASENNVPAYTIFADRTLQDLVRHPPATMADLNQIYGLGESKIRNFGADILSICREWAQK